Proteins co-encoded in one Strix uralensis isolate ZFMK-TIS-50842 chromosome 2, bStrUra1, whole genome shotgun sequence genomic window:
- the RBP5 gene encoding retinol-binding protein 5 has protein sequence MPPNLTGYYRFVSQENMDNYLRALDINVVLRKLVCLLKPDKEIIHTGDHMVIRTITSLRDYVMDFDLGVQFEEDLGPVDGRKCQTTVSWEGDQLVCEQLGEKRNRGWRHWLEGDQLHLRMTAEDEVCVQVFQKVK, from the exons ATGCCTCCCAACCTCACCGGCTACTACCGCTTCGTCTCCCAGGAGAACATGGACAATTACTTGCGCGCTTTAG ATATCAATGTGGTCCTGCGAAAACTGGTTTGCCTCCTGAAGCCCGATAAAGAGATCATCCACACGGGAGATCACATGGTCATCCGCACCATCACCTCCCTGCGGGACTATGTTATGGATTTTGACCTGGGAGTCCAGTTTGAGGAAGACCTGGGACCCGTGGATGGACGCAAGTGCCAG aCAACCGTCTCCTGGGAGGGGGATCAGCTGGTGTGTGAGCAGCTAGGAGAGAAGAGGAACCGAGGCTGGAGGCACTGGCTGGAGGGGGACCAGCTGCATCTG cgCATGACCGCTGAAGATGAGGTCTGTGTCCAGGTTTTCCAGAAAGTGAAGTGA